The following are encoded in a window of Octopus sinensis linkage group LG23, ASM634580v1, whole genome shotgun sequence genomic DNA:
- the LOC115223588 gene encoding polyadenylate-binding protein 4-like gives MNPTAPNYPMASLYVGDLHPDVTEALLFEKFSSAGPVTSIRVCRDMIARRSLGYAYVNFQQPADAERALDTMNFDAIKGRPIRIMWSQRDPSLRKSGLGNVFIKNLDKSIDNKALYDTFSAFGNILSCKIVSDESGSKGYGFVHFETGEAARCAIEKVNGMLLNGKKVYVGKFIPRRERMQQLGDKYKKFTNVYVKNFNDDLDDDKLRQVFEKFGKIASAKVMKDETGKSKGFGFVSFEEAEAAEAAVNEINGMDMNGRILYAGRAQKKAERQAELKEKFEKIKMERINRYQGVNLYVKNLDDAIDDERLRKEFSQFGTITSARVMTENGRSRGFGFVCFSSPEEATKAVTEMNGRILVFKPLYVALAQQKEERKAQLASQYIQRIQTIRNPLSSINTIFQASNPTSYFVPTMPQQRYYPSPITQLRAPGPRWQSIRPASAQQAAAYPPLATQQMRQTRPTGAQSTVRSNLGSRPITGQTGQRMAVPPSVTGRQTTNMQSQNSRANFKFGPMRPLGPMGTMQSMLGQPTAQQPVVVHGQEPLTSGMLAAAPPQEQKQMLGETLFPLIHGMYPDMAGKITGMLLEIDNSELLHMIDSHESLQAKVEEALAVLQAHQAKEAAATNAGVVKKD, from the coding sequence ATGAATCCTACAGCACCAAACTACCCGATGGCGTCGTTGTATGTAGGCGACTTGCACCCGGACGTGACAGAGGCTCTTCTCTTCGAGAAATTCTCTTCTGCCGGACCCGTCACCTCTATTCGCGTTTGTCGGGACATGATTGCTCGCCGTTCTCTCGGTTATGCCTACGTGAATTTCCAACAGCCAGCTGATGCTGAAAGAGCTTTAGACACAATGAACTTCGACGCCATCAAAGGGAGACCCATCCGCATCATGTGGTCTCAACGTGACCCTTCCCTTCGTAAATCAGGCCTGGGTAATGTCTTCATCAAAAACCTCGACAAAAGCATTGACAACAAGGCATTGTACGACACATTCTCAGCATTTGGTAATATTCTGTCTTGTAAAATCGTTTCTGATGAAAGCGGATCTAAAGGGTATGGATTTGTACATTTTGAAACTGGAGAAGCTGCTCGTTGTGCTATTGAAAAAGTCAACGGTATGTTACTGAACGGGAAAAAAGTCTACGTCGGAAAGTTCATTCCTCGAAGGGAACGAATGCAACAGCTTGGAGATAAATACAAAAAGTTTACTAATGTCTATGTGAAGAATTTCAATGATGACCTGGATGACGATAAACTACGCCAAGTATTTGAGAAGTTCGGCAAAATAGCCAGCGCTAAAGTGATGAAAGACGAGACAGGAAAATCCAAGGGGTTCGGGTTTGTGAGCTTTGAAGAGGCTGAGGCAGCTGAAGCTGCTGTAAATGAAATCAATGGCATGGATATGAACGGGCGCATACTTTATGCCGGCCGAGCACAGAAAAAAGCTGAACGGCAAGCTGAATTAAAGGAGaagtttgaaaaaataaaaatggagcgTATTAACCGTTACCAAGGAGTGAATCTTTATGTGAAGAATTTAGACGACGCCATTGATGATGAGCGTTTACGTAAGGAATTCTCTCAGTTTGGAACTATCACCAGTGCTAGAGTTATGACCGAAAATGGACGATCTAGAGGATTCGGTTTCGTTTGCTTCTCATCCCCTGAGGAGGCTACGAAGGCAGTGACCGAGATGAACGGCCGCATCTTAGTGTTCAAACCGCTGTACGTTGCTTTGGCTCAACAGAAGGAAGAGCGTAAGGCCCAGCTCGCCTCACAATATATTCAGAGAATACAAACTATTAGAAACCCGCTTAGTTCGATCAACACCATCTTCCAGGCCAGCAATCCAACCAGTTACTTCGTACCAACCATGCCTCAACAAAGATACTATCCCTCTCCGATAACGCAGTTGAGGGCCCCGGGTCCTCGCTGGCAATCTATTAGGCCAGCCTCGGCCCAGCAGGCCGCTGCGTACCCGCCTTTGGCCACACAGCAGATGAGACAAACCCGTCCAACGGGGGCTCAGTCTACAGTTCGCAGCAACCTTGGTTCTCGGCCCATCACTGGACAAACAGGACAGAGAATGGCTGTCCCTCCCTCCGTTACCGGAAGACAAACAACTAACATGCAGTCACAGAATTCCAGAGCCAACTTTAAATTCGGCCCGATGAGACCTCTCGGCCCTATGGGTACGATGCAATCGATGCTAGGTCAACCAACTGCCCAGCAACCGGTAGTCGTCCACGGACAAGAACCTCTCACCTCCGGTATGTTGGCAGCAGCTCCACCACAAGAACAGAAACAGATGCTCGGTGAAACCCTCTTCCCGTTGATTCACGGTATGTACCCTGACATGGCTGGCAAGATCACCGGTATGTTGTTGGAGATTGACAACTCTGAGTTGTTACACATGATCGACTCTCACGAGTCGTTGCAGGCCAAAGTTGAGGAAGCTCTGGCTGTGTTGCAGGCACACCAGGCTAAGGAAGCTGCTGCCACCAATGCTGGGGTCGTCAAGAAAGACTGA